Genomic DNA from Comamonas resistens:
CTGTCAAGCAGCAAGTCATTCCCTACAAAGCCATTTTCTCCGCTGAGGCCCCCATGAAAACCCTTCTCATCATCAACGACCCGCCCTACGGCACCGAGCGCATGTACAACGCGCTGCGTCTGGCCTCCAAGCTGCTCAAGGACGCGGCCAACCACGTCAGCGTGTTCCTGATGGCCGATGCCGTCTCGGGCTGCAAGGCCGGGCAGAAGACGCCCGACGGCTACTACAACGTCGAGCGCATGCTGCGCCGCGTGACGAGCAACGCCCAGGGCGAGGTGCTGCTGTGCGGCACATGCCTGGATGCGCGCGGCATCAAGGACGAGGAGGTGATGCCCGGTGCGCGCCGCAGTACCATGGACGAACTGGCCGCAGCCACCGTGGCGGCAGACAAGGTGCTGGTATTCTGATGGCCGGCATCTATCTCGACTACAACGCCAGCACGCCCATAGCGCTGGAAGTGCGGGC
This window encodes:
- a CDS encoding DsrE/DsrF/TusD sulfur relay family protein, whose protein sequence is MKTLLIINDPPYGTERMYNALRLASKLLKDAANHVSVFLMADAVSGCKAGQKTPDGYYNVERMLRRVTSNAQGEVLLCGTCLDARGIKDEEVMPGARRSTMDELAAATVAADKVLVF